Genomic segment of Apium graveolens cultivar Ventura unplaced genomic scaffold, ASM990537v1 ctg8565, whole genome shotgun sequence:
ttttgagCCGTTGAACGGTAATTGCTTGCTGGGTTTCGCAACTCATTCTTTTAAATTTCAGGTTTTGtctaagagttcgagttggatagcattcaagttcgaggacttagtattagagtagattgacttttggacttccgctAGCTGCGCTTTCGTAATAATCACcattgtaatagaattttggattaataattgtatattattttagttacgatttagaattaataatccggaagtgcgggctgttacataTTGATtactagcaagatatacaaaataggtggcTTAATTATACATATAAGAGTCCTTGatttttgtataagtgaaagagtatcaactgctatggaaacaATTTCAACTCCTAAGTCAaaaaacttcaacggatgattctacaatCTTCAATGGATAACTCATATGCCCTCAACTAATAAGTCAGTCAAgccatcaatggataaagctgTCAACGGATATTATatacaaagcttcaatggatgacaCCAATATAGTGTCAACGGATAACATTCAAAAGTTTTAACGGATAATCAACCAGATAGCAGTTGAAAGGGACTTGACAGGAGCTGAAAGAGTTACATGGGTTGATAGTGCACAaaaagaatgtggcagcctgatTGGAGGTGTTAGAAGAAATGAAGCATTCAAGACAAGCTCATTCAAAGATGTTGTATCTAACTTGGATTtcattggacagagaaatgaagaaacatgggAACTGGACCTAGTTGATAGAATAATTTTTTGTCGTATtgcacatgtaacttggtgatatataaaccaagtatagctaGTATTTTAGACCTAAGAATTATCAAGAAAGAAAACAGAGAGTCTTTGTAAGCTGTATATTTTAACACTCTCAAGTTCTAAGTTGTAATACTTGTAAGCAGATGTGTGCAATGTTGCATCATAGAGATCTTTTTAATATATACATCTCTGATGGAAATACAAATCCACCAGAATTTTTTTAAAcacttgtttatttactttgtgtgaTTTATTACTTTATAATCATAATCCACACTCTTGTATATTCAAACACAGTTGTATATTTTAGAAAGAATTTTTCATAAATGCAAAAAGAAATcagaattccatttaacccctttctgtaattatattgttatattattagggaataacaataTAAACTCCAGGTCCCCACCCCGGAAAAATATAAACTTCTAATGCCAACAGTTTAAAGAATTTAGCATGACTGTAGGCACCACTACCTTATCGGCCAGAAATCCACAATCCTATAGTTTAAACAAAAGCTTAAACAACGGCTTACTGGTAGATTTCTTTATCATAAAGAGATGATGAAAAAGTTTAAAGGTGGGAAGGTAGTTCTTAACATGACAACAAGCCAGAAACCAACTAATCCACTTGTCGAAATTTGGGGCCAGTTGGGTGAAAGGAATGCCGTAAACATCCCGACATAAAGACTTGGTGAATTGGTGTAAACATATCCTCATGCCCCAGAGATGCTCTAAGGAAATACCAACGTACCCAACTGAGGGACTATGGTACATACGCTCATTTAGCTCCGGCCACCTCCACTCGAATTCTCCCCTCAAATTCAAAGTTATCCTTAACGCACTATCTATATCGGCATCGGTATATTTTTTTCCCAATATTCTTCTGCACCGGGGCACAATCATATCTGGTACCGGGTGCACTATAAAACATCACATCCATCAGCCTGGTTGTAAGGCTCCCTACCCTCCAAACCATCCAGGCCCCCATAAGCCTCAGACAAGTCCCTATAATAGAACCCTAAAGTACGGGAATCCTTATGAGATTGAACAAAATAATGGTTTATCTCCTCCCAGGAACCATCATCGTTAGCTAATGTACCCCGGGGGCCAAAAGTAGAGTTTCCACCAGAACCTGCACCGGTCTCTCGGCTCTTGGAGGCATATTTAATGATTGACTTGAGGAAGGAGAAGAGCAACTGGAGTGTATACCACCAATATATTGAGGACACTCAGGATTATTCGTCCTAAGGTTAGCAAATTATTTATAATGTCTACCTTGCATATACTATAACCCCGGAGTCGATGCAACACCCGAATCCAAAAGACAAAAACAAATAAACTCGGAAATATTTTTACGCAAATCAAAACataaaaaccaaaatctacaacatatatatacatttataaactTATATATCCAAACCAAGAACACTATAAGCCTCCCCGGAGTCAAAGCTAATTCCCAAAAAAATAAATACCAATTTTTACATACAAATCAAACAAACAATAACCATATTTACACAAATCAAACATGAAACAGTGGTCAAAACACTACACTATATATTAAAAAGTATAAAACAGAGAAAAGAAACTTGGACTCACAAGAACTTGAAGGCAAAAGATCTCAGCGAGTCTACTTAAAGAAGAAAATGACGTgcaagaacaaaagaaaaaaataagACGACGGGGATGAAAACTTATTAAGAAACATGAGATAATGTTGAGGCTTCGATGAAATCGACGACGTTCAAACCTCTAGAAAATGATTAAAAATTCAGTGAAAAGGTGCGACTTCTTgcttggattttgtgtgtgtaaaaaaATGGAGAAAGAGGGATGCGTATTTATAGAGACATAAAAAGAACCTGAAAAGGCAAATAATATTTACAAGTTTGGCCAGACAGCCAAGACACGTGGTGCATTCTCAGTGGTCTCCAAAATGTAATTGCTACATCAGTTATTAGCCCTGCTGTCATTTTTAATAATTACCCTACGGTAATTATGTCATGGCACGTTCTTTTAGAGAAAAACAGGGGGAATGGAGAGTTTGGACACGCAAGTACACATACAAAATACACAAACCTGTACGCATCCAACTATCACCTGACACCACGGAAAACTCGTAAAATCTTTCAGAGTCCAGTCAAATTGATGGCGTCTCATCCTTGTCTCTTCAACTTTATCCCCAAAACCTTGTCCGAAAACACCTTTTCAACTACATTCAAATCTGTAGACAAGATATTCAAGACCCCGAAGTTAGGGGctacaaatcaaagaaaaatgcAAAATTTTCTTTTAAGTAATTAGAGGAACCCAACCttggataaaaataaaaagaatagcCAAGTCAACTCTGAACTCCTATATCTATAAGACCCCGGAGTTAGGGGGctacaaatcaaagaaaaaataAAATCTTCTTATAAGTAATTCAAAGAACCCAACCTTGAATACAAATAAAAAATTTAGCCAAGTCAACTTCGAACTCCTATATTCATAAGACCCTGAAGTTAGGGGGATACATATCAAAGTAAAATGAAAAAAAATTCTTTTACGTAATTCAAGGAACCCAACCTTGCACGCATATCAAAATACTAGCCAAGTCAACTCTGAACTCCTATATTCATAAGACCCCAGAGTTAGGGGCTACAAATTAAAGAAAAATGCAAAATTTTCTTTAAAGTAAATCAAGGAACCCAACCTTGGATACAAATCAAAAGACTAGCCAAGTCAACTACGAACTCCTATATTCATAGGACCCCGGAGTTAAGGGctacaaatcaaagaaaaaataaaatttgcTTCTAAGTAATTCAAGGAACCCAGCCTTGGATACAAAGCAAAAGACTACCCAAGTCAACTCCGAACTCTTATATTCATAAGACCTCAGAGTTAGGGGGctacaaattaaaaaaaaatataattttttctTCTAAGTAATTCAAGGAACCCAACCTAAAAATACAAATCAAAAGACTATCCAAGTCGACTCCGAACTCCTATATTCATAAGACCCTGGAGTTAGCCAATTTGTTAACGGAGGAATTCGGTTAACAAAGATTTAAAGTTCGTggccggaatcaagatctacaGCGGTGGTCCTTCATCGTGAAGTTGATACTGCAGCACCAGTAGGTGACTTTTTTGTCATCGGAGTATTGTGATTCTGATGAATCGGGGGCTGAGATCGCAAGTGTGTTTGGTAATGGCGTATACATCTCTCGCTTCCAATACCTTACAATGTGCCTGCGTACCTTCTTTTATAGAGGATCAAGCCCTACGTAGTTTTTGGATAACAAAAAACCTAGATGAACTTGGCTTCTCATTTCATGGCCCCATGACGTcataagtgggctactgtaaTGCAAGCGTTACATTAGCTAATAATTTTTTTGTCCTATTGTAACACCTCACAATTAGTGTTACAAAATTTATAAATCTAGTGTTGCAGAGAAATGCCGGTGTTGCACGACATGTAACGCCAACACCTGGTGTTACATTAgatactttttaaaattttaaaaatttttaagtgaaaatattatcataaataatattaaaattaaaggTTTATTGGTgaatgaaaaatgtaatatagtataataaaaaattttaatttaacatataatattagTATAATACgaatttattttaaaacaatTACAATATAATaagaatttttatatattatagaTAAATACTTAAGAATATTTTagttataatataataaataaaaaatatacataTTATAATGAATTGTTGGGCGGTCATTTTCCCCGAAAACAAAAACCTATTCAATAATACTTCTCTTTCTACCGTTCTCTTTTCTCTATCGATGTTTTCTttctctctcccctctctctctctgaaaGCATGAATTTTTGGTGTTTCAGGACTCCGAAATTCTCTCTCCCCTGGACATGTCTATGGCTCCAATCTGGGGCTCCGATTAAATGGAAAATACTAATTTTAACTGATTTTACAGGTAATTTGGGCTTCAAAATGAGGGTCTGAATGAATTGgtaaatatatatgttttatttggAGTTTTGTTCTGATTAATTGGGTGTTTTGGTTTAACTAATTGAAGATTTTTTTACAGGAGTTTAGGGTTTTAAAGTTGGGGGTCCTCTATTTTACACAAAAAACCCCGCTGTCTAAATTCTGTAGTGTTCTTCAGCCATCATTTTGAGTGAATAACACTTATATGTGTGTGTTAATTCATCCGGGGAGCACAGTGGTTCTAAGTATTAATGGAGTGGGCCTTCTTATCGAGTTAAcctatctctctatcttcctctCATATGCCAATGACAATAAACAAATGGTACGTACACAACTTGTTAAGTTTTATACCTAGTCCTTGCCTCTCTTCCCAATGATGCTGTTGTAAGTCTCTTGAACAGAACTTGTAAAACCTTTATGCAATCCTTATAATAAACACTATTTGGTAACTGATTAAATATTGAAATTTGTATGTGTAGGTGGAGAACATGACTTATTTCTTGGCTGAACTGGGCATAATAAATTATGCGACGGTTATGTACTGTCCTTCAATGATTACAACCTCTACTATCTACAGGGCACGTTGCACTTTGAAGAAGGCATCTTTCTGGAATGAGACACTCGCATTGCATACCGGCTTTTCAGAGCCACAACTAATGTATGTTTAGTTAGAAAGTAATGCCATATTTTTTTGTTAGAAGATTTAAATGTTTGAGTTCTTAGTACTAATGATACATTTTATGGTTGTTAAAACAGGGAATGTGCTAAAGAATTCGTTAGGTTCCACTCAGGTACAACAGAGAATAAGATGAAAGCGATATACAAGAAGTACTCAAATGCTGAGAGAGGAGCTGTTTCTCTTCTTCCACTGGCCAAGACTGTCTTGACTGTTGCTGTTGTGCCACACTCGTGATCAGAAAAGCAAGAAATTAATTCTAGAACATAGATCTTATTAGGAGATGATAATTAACTCTAATCATCATTTGAATTCTGTTTTATGATCATTTTTAATCTCTGTTCTGTTTCTAGGATTTGTTCCATTACTATATATAATCTTCTATAACAATGATGTATAGAACACAACATGTTGATAGTTTGTTGTATAAGGATTTGAGTCCTTGTACACTTTTGTCATGGGCGAGTCAATGTACTCTATCGAAACCATTTGGTTCTATCTAACGTAGAATTTATAGGTTCATTGTCCGTCGATAATATATATATGTTTCTCAAACTCACCTCTTAAAGTACAGCCACATGTAGTAATAGCTCAAATTAATTTATGACTTTTAGATGAAATTGGAGAGGGACGCGTTTTCTGGCTATTACAGATACTTCAATAGCAACGCTTCATACTTTGAGTCCGACGGATACTTATGAATGGTGAGAAATATTCACTGAAGTGTTAATGTGAAGTTTACATCAGAATTACAACTATTAGTATTTAGTGTGTACTTAGTTTGTATTGCATTCGTGTCATTTATGCACATAAGATCATTTGTTGCTGATATGTGTTAAATAGTGCCAAATAGATCATCTCTAAGTTCACCAGCTCTTGTTATTTGCAAGACCAGATGTCAAAAGAAAGTGTCATACTTTTACTAGTAATATGAGGTTTTGATTTTCAGGATTGACTAAGATAATCCTTGTCAACTATTTGTATGTACGTGCACATGAATGTTCAATTATCATGAATGCACTGACCATGTTCCCGGGTATTTAGCTGTTTGCTAACCATATTACATAATACCTAATGGTACAGAGGGATTATGGAGAGTTTAAAGTGTGGATAAATGGGTTAGTTGCAATGGCACAGAAGGTTCCTGAAGAGGGGTGGACAATGCAAGATGGCACTCCATGGCCTGGGAACAATGTTAGAGATCATCTTGGAATGATTCAGGTCTGCGGAATTTTCTTTTTTTGCTTTCTACTTTGGACTTAATGCTATACAATATGCTATAAAGCAAGATAATTTGATGTTTTAAATGAATATAAACACTTTTAATTTACATGTATACAACAAGTATTCCTAGGTAATAATGGTGTCCTTGACACTGATGGAAATGAGTTGCCTCATCTAGTTTATGTTTTTCGTGAGAAGAGACCTGGATTTGAACACCACAAAAAGGCCGGTGCTATGAATTCTCTTGTAAGTTCCTTAAGCACTACCTTCATCATATTTTACATCTTTATCTTGCTGTAAACTTTGATTAAGTTTTGTTGTATTTATAGTTATATTTTCTTTTCCTGCCACTGACATGTATTGTATGATCTTCTAGATTCGAGTCTCAGCAGTCATCTCAAATGCACCATACCTACTTAATGTTGATTGTGATCACTATATATAAAATAGCAAGGCACTCAGGGAGTCGATGTGCTTCATGATGGACCCTACATCTGGAAAGAAAATATGCTATGTGCAATTTCCTCAAAGGTTTGATGGGATTGATCGTCATGATAGATACTCAAATCGCAATGTTGTATTCTTTGATGTAAGTAAAACACCTTGACACCTAATTATACATTATGTGGTGCATGTACTGAGGCACCTTCTCTTTCTGTCCTAGACTTGCTTTTTCTTTTATGTTATTCCTGATGTCTTGTTGTTTTTTCTACTATTTTCAAATGACGTACAGATTAATATGAAAGGACTACCTTCAGGTAATTAATGGCATGCGTCCCAACTCAGAAAGTTTTGATGTTGGGCTGGAATGATAATACTTTATACATGCGATACTTACAGATTTTCCATTTCCATTTCCTGGTCTAGGATCCCCCCTAGTACTTGCTTTCGTAATCCATGATTGTTTCTGTTTTTTATTTGTAGTCATTTTTTATGTCGGCTGGTCCATCGATATAAGATGATCAACTAATTGAATGATATAAATGCAGATGGGACAGTGAGTGGTGGTATAAATCAAGACGGCATCGATTTCTACAATAGCTTCATCGATGAACTCATTAAGAATGGTATGAAAGCTTAATCTTAATAAAAAGATTTACTGGATCAGAAACAAGTTTGCATATGCACAAGTTATTAATAAAGAAGCAAGCTCTGCATCTGGTATTTACAAATTGTTTCGTAATATCAAATTAGTTGAGATGATGAGTCGTATATTGAACTAATTGGTATATACTAATAGGCGTGGGAAAGTACAAAGGGCTGGCCAAGCTTTATTTTTAGAGGAATTAGCAGATGAAAAAAATGGAGAGTTACTAAAGATCAAATATCATGCCTTTCCCGAAAATGCATTCTGCTCAGGGGCAACAATTGTCTCTAGGAACAAAGACTGCCAAAAAGATGATGGATGGATAGTCACATATGTACATAATGAAGATGCTAATATATCTCAGGTAAATCCAAAGTGATGATCAGATTTCTTCCATTTACTACTAGCATTGTAGACTAATTTTAAATCTTGCATTTCAGGTTTATATAATTGATGCGAAGAAATTTTTAGAGAAGCAAGTTGTGGTGATTACGCTACCAAACAGAGTTCCATATAGTTTTCATTGAACTTTTATGAGAAAAGGAGCTACATAAACATATTTTAAGACACGAGCCTTGCAAAACAGATACAGTGGTTTCGTGAACAAGCAGATTGTGTATGGATTAAGCCTTAACCCCACTATAGTTATAATAAAAAACGATTTTGATTTCTCCGACTTTAAAGGTTTTTGTTGGCGACGAGGATGGTTTAGAGAATTTATTTTTATATAGTAGTTTGGTTTGCAGAGCTAGACTCTTATGTATGCAACTTTGATATTTTGTTGATTATGGATTGTTCTCAAAATAGACCATATATTTCAAAAATGTTAAAATTAACTGTTATATTTGCTTGTTCTAGTAATGTTGTATTACATAtgttattaaaattataatagaTAAAAAGACTGTTATAATACACATATTCCAGTGTTGCCTAACTAAAAAACTAGTGTTAAAATAGATAACATTGGACATGTGGGTCCCACTTATGCAATCTTAAACAAGCTAATGTATCACTCATTTTGCGTTATATTTGGGCATTTTAGTGTTACAGTAGTTGGCTATTGTAACgtttttgttaggtcacactttcactgtagagggggtgaatacagtgtttattacaatcaaatcaaacttcaagaacttatgtaacagaaaacaaactttatttaaacaataaactctgttacaatctggaactgttatctctcagtgatgaacaaaatatcacgagagcttctagagttataataaataatattctcgataatgataacacctctagtgtaaactctatttctgtgtttatatactacacagttacaagatattcgctaattgatatggaatataattctgcttcctaaaatatatcaatcagatatcttctattccaagtattccattcttcacggaattccttcttcatgcatatctcttcttatgtttatcttgatcttcttaactttaatcagctactgtccttatctgatcgtccttcagcacttaagttctgatatctatctcctgataacataagtactgatatcccttaagttctgacctccagtaccttaagttctgacttccagtataagtactgatcagttaagtactgatttgttctgttcaaataagatctgaaatctaaacataaaacatattagccatgacattatcaaatatatctaacaatctcccccaacttgtaaattaacaaaatatacaagtttaacagatatttgatgatgtcaaaaacattaagtacaaatgcatgagaaatagacaagataactacaacttacagtccttaaagtttttaccaattcaacttctgataacaacttcaacctgtataaatatcagaatttaagcagttgtagatcttcgacttggcttcattattttccgatctctctgatgtcaggagttgttctgagataattcttcaacaaacatttctcagcgtatctgagttcatcaatcattctccgtttgacatttttaagctctgcagtatcttcaccagtttgaaatattgcagctctgagatcattaatctttgcttttctcaactcccgatctagtcttatgacataagctttgttagactctagattgaattcaagccccttaataccaagatatgttctgatctgtgcagtattaggcttcatatcaacaatatcaccattgtgatttctgtactttggaacatatctgctgtcagacttaacagaataaagtcttttctgtctctgaatctgttcctttaagtagtttgcagcagtctctgttattctgtcatccacttgaagtaagaataatacatgctccaattcttcaaaatacttcaatggaatggcattttgtcttatatgataaaccctaccatctgtcatgaaatacaacatgatgtattctttcaagtaggtatggtaaaccatctgtacagattctagttgattcaatctctcaggagttgctccaatacctggttcactcaaggaagttggatcatcagtagtgttgtgtactcttctttcatcagcacttcccaatccagttttatctctagcttcctttccagtaactactcttgcttcaaaaccacttaaagtagtcttcaaagattgagtctgttttgctttagtgaatcctggtaggagttttttagatttatcttctgatatcaagttaacttgatcactgtcagaggttacttgcttcttctgaatatcagaacttacaatttcttgactctgaacaacttgagccatgtcagaggttgttttaagaatttttcttgaagtcaaagcaagattatgttttccatcagtaatttcttcttcctcaggaggtacataaggcttgataggttcaccaaccttttctttacccttggatcttggatctatctgtggttgtgatctagccaaagtttcttcagtatgtatcctctctttgatcacaatgcctttaggttttggaagtaactttttaccagaagcttcagatttagatgtgactttctctgatttaagtctggcttcttcttcctttaaactttccaagtccatccctggattttcttgaagaaataactgtcttgacatttcctcatcaagatctagaagttcatcagaacttatccttttaccagcagcagaacttattcttttcccagtatcagaacttgttctgtgactagcatgtcttgatgtaaatcttctaccttgactatgaccactacccattccagagtttccttggtcatcttttccatcatcctgtccttgcagtgacttgttggttttgcatttggacttaattaccttctccccctttttggcatcagcaggtaataaaagagagataagtagttccactgaggtctggatttcagtaagttgcgattgctgagaagcttgatttgtcagaatttgatcaatctgagcttgttgcttctcttgagttttctcaatataagcaaccctgtcaatggtaggttggaagaactttttcttatcaagtttccaaacttgttcctgtttaataaagttctcctgaatcttgtgtagctctgcatgagtgttggaatgaagaccttgtagatgtttagtactcaatgcagtgactctaagctgggttttaaaatcatcagaatttaacatttcatcagctttagtcaagtgctcagcaagatgtaaagcatttggaacacatgaaactgagttccattccttagtccactcctgtcctgcaggagtttcactccaaggtactggtgcatccctgataacaaactcctttagcagttcagacttaggaagagtcagtggaggagtatgtcctgaaggacctgctgcatcagcatctacagttgtagcagcttcaccagtatctccaacatttgcagcatcaccagtatctccaacatttgcagcatcagaacttaaagaatcagtatcttctgataagacaactgtatgagtagcaatggaggcttcaacatcctctaattgctgatctgatactaagttctgatcaacagccatatcctgatgctcacctaaaatctgatcatcatcttgatgcagagaaggtgttagtgataactcaggagtttgaacagcatcagtaacaggtgttgtggaaggattatttgctgttggagcttctaagaaaagtatttcaggcacaaccaagttctgaatatcaatttcagcacttgtgcctggatcaacaagagataaagaaggtaaattagccttgtcagatacaggttcctgaaatggagttgatggagaagaagtgactggagcaaattccttgtcttgtgagatcagagattcctgatccccttccttagctgcttcctcctcatcatctgaaactggcctctgtgccctctgtttcttgtacttccttgttgatttggattccttgggagttgcaggaacagtcatacgtctaagcctcttgagaagcctagaacccccaattgcagaatccttctgagaagttgccttctcagcttcataaatcataggttctgaagaaggaacctgatcttcagaatctgtttcatctctcaaagtaatcctcctcttcttctgagatgtttgaggaacagtctttgttctctttggcttagaggatgtaggcttcacagtaggtgctgaagaagaaggttgagcagtccgatgtgctgactcagaattgggatagcatcataattagaacatttgttcccaaaagccttggtgatgcaatcgaagaagaaactccattctcttctgatatgagcccgtttcaactgtccaagtttcgtcagactctgttcatatcccaaatcagtcattaacccccgaagttctgattcctctggtatagagaaggtacaatcttctggaagatgtaatgctcttcgtactgtaccaggagtgactacataggaagaatcacccacttggaagataatactgggagttcctcgtttaccaccatcatcaaaaattccagtcctccagagccgcagaacttgttgacttgaaaataattcaggctgagttaaggcgtacccaacctcactatgtgtaagaagatcttgcacaaaatgcaattcagatggagcgtcagcatgatcaagaattgcagcatagttgtttggaacaaactttgctccatcaatgattaaatcctttggtgccatgtgaaaaatattgaaattcaagtatgcctgttaggtgtttgagataatatctgtatgaaaacaacggaaatagtaaagtgaaggagagtaaaagtaagaagagagatagaagatgaagaaattaaaaaaagattaaagaaatcttctctctgctgtacttatacaaaagaaatattaccgttggacacctgtcagacatgcagtaataacggatagttactgggctcgagaaaacagtaatcaatacttacccatttgccgagtttcaaggaaaaactgttccatttatcaagggaaacaattcaaattttaacccgttatcactgattggttattttgcactgcaacattaatattctgaaaatgaatcatgttaaaaatgaccgagataatttcgatgaataagtgctgacaaagaatcagaacttaaatcagaacttaagacaaaatttaaatggtcatcagaatatcaagcaggatttaacaacacaagataaaataactcagagacaaaatcttgaagtaaaaacagttttcattaatatatcaagtcaatacataaatgaaatagaaattacatcaatacaagattttccctaagcttctaatcctaacgtcaacagctttagtcctagctaagaagcctgacaaagctgaggatgaagaagaacaggaagaagacgagattaagtcatcttcctcttcctatcttcga
This window contains:
- the LOC141705112 gene encoding G2/mitotic-specific cyclin-1-like isoform X1 gives rise to the protein MCVLIHPGSTVVLSINGVGLLIELTYLSIFLSYANDNKQMVENMTYFLAELGIINYATVMYCPSMITTSTIYRARCTLKKASFWNETLALHTGFSEPQLMECAKEFVRFHSGTTENKMKAIYKKYSNAERGAVSLLPLAKTVLTVAVVPHS
- the LOC141705112 gene encoding cellulose synthase A catalytic subunit 6 [UDP-forming]-like isoform X2; its protein translation is MCFMMDPTSGKKICYVQFPQRFDGIDRHDRYSNRNVVFFDINMKGLPSDGTVSGGINQDGIDFYNSFIDELIKNGVGKYKGLAKLYF